Proteins encoded in a region of the Acidimicrobiales bacterium genome:
- a CDS encoding antitoxin: protein MARTLVDINEEALAAAAAELGTTTKVDTVNRALAEIAARPRRLAALERLRTTADDLGDAEIMRGAWR, encoded by the coding sequence GTGGCACGAACCTTGGTGGACATCAACGAAGAGGCGCTGGCCGCTGCGGCGGCGGAGCTCGGGACCACGACGAAGGTGGACACCGTCAACCGGGCGCTCGCCGAGATCGCGGCCAGGCCCCGACGGCTCGCCGCGCTGGAGCGGCTCCGCACCACCGCTGACGACCTGGGCGACGCGGAGATCATGCGGGGAGCATGGCGCTAG
- a CDS encoding PIN domain-containing protein has protein sequence MALGRYLADKSAFEQQRHSEAAAGLLSALAADGALFMTEIVALELLYSARSSDDYDVRREDLLSLPWFHLTQAVAARALTVQHELAGRGQHRRPIPDLLVAATALEHDAMLLHYDRDFDLIAEVTGLSARWIIPAGTGHGGAV, from the coding sequence ATGGCGCTAGGCCGCTACCTGGCGGACAAGTCGGCATTCGAGCAGCAGCGCCACAGCGAGGCCGCTGCCGGGTTGCTCTCGGCCCTCGCCGCCGACGGCGCACTCTTCATGACGGAGATCGTCGCCCTGGAGCTGCTGTACTCCGCCCGCAGCTCGGACGACTACGACGTACGCCGCGAGGACCTGTTGAGCCTTCCCTGGTTCCACCTGACCCAGGCGGTGGCAGCACGTGCGCTCACGGTCCAGCACGAGCTGGCCGGGCGGGGACAGCACCGCCGACCGATCCCCGATCTCCTTGTCGCCGCCACCGCCCTCGAACACGACGCGATGCTGCTCCACTACGACCGGGACTTCGATCTCATCGCTGAGGTCACCGGTCTTTCGGCTCGCTGGATCATCCCTGCTGGGACCGGTCACGGCGGCGCCGTCTGA